The Penicillium digitatum chromosome 6, complete sequence genome has a window encoding:
- a CDS encoding Ribosomal assembly complex component Ipi3, putative: MLSESFVASTLSSAKSPTASLRDVGVCVHELQPSSILRSTFKKSSTLTNCLAVSPSHVFTAQADKAVIHVYNREKGNQEGVVPFPERIRSIAVAGGKYGDVLVLGTEGGRLIVWETCTGRQVATTASHLQPVTSLVVDPTSNFILSGSADASVHVWSLPGILSFSKPALSATRQPTNSPIRTFSNHRAAITSLAVGHSNGRHNIVVSTAKDNTAIAWDYHTGRALRTFLLPLSATSVALDPVDRAFYVGYEDGSVQSVDFYRSQSAQHPLHDPSVQSTPAQVSMEDRWLPPSAETGSVKTISPTYDGTTLLSGHANGKVLSWNVARRKYIASIADYTHPITNLVMLPPGGIPHPSSDLKRKAHTIVKPRHDSGLSAPNHAPGAIPAEYMFHTQITAPPDSRKPTLFSQALTHSSFPSSMIEDGLAELAAFRQSGNTEVTRVASSTGIARETAEDAAARDSQVTELENEVSMLKKKVAVNETARHNADDEVVQLRSELANLQDYINELHEKQEAAQQEKVLRQARKQEHETKKREAWLAAEKKGRNGDAVVQKMDIDAAMTSDSDDQSDE; the protein is encoded by the exons ATGCTTTCCGAATCTTTCGTGGCATCGACGCTGTCATCTGCCAAATCTCCGACTGCCTCACTCAGAGATGTAGGCGTCTGCGTTCACGAATTGCAGCCTTCGTCGATACTGCGATCGACTTTCAAGAAGAGCTCAACTTTAACCAATTGTCTGGCCGTCAGCCCCTCGCATGTATTCACAGCCCAGGCAGATAAAGCTGTCATTCATGTATACAACCGAGAGAAGGGTAACCAAGAGGGTGTTGTTCCTTTTCCAGAGCGGATACGCAGCATTGCTGTCGCGGGGGGCAAGTATGGCGATGTCTTAGTTTTGGGCACTGAGGGTGGTCGATTGATTGTTTGGGAA ACATGCACAGGACGCCAAGTAGCCACAACCGCATCCCACCTGCAGCCAGTGACCTCACTCGTCGTCGACCCCACGTCCAACTTCATTTTGTCTGGCTCCGCTGATGCCAGTGTACATGTCTGGTCCTTGCCTGGAATTCTTTCGTTCTCGAAACCCGCTCTCAGCGCGACACGCCAACCCACGAACTCACCTATCCGAACTTTCTCCAATCACCGTGCAGCTATCACCTCGCTTGCCGTAGGACATAGCAATGGCCGCCACAATATCGTGGTATCAACCGCAAAGGACAACACTGCGATCGCGTGGGACTATCATACCGGCCGTGCTCTGAGAACCTTCCTCCTTCCCTTGTCCGCAACATCTGTGGCTCTAGACCCGGTCGACCGGGCTTTCTACGTGGGGTATGAGGATGGCAGCGTGCAATCAGTAGACTTCTACCGGAGCCAATCTGCGCAGCATCCCCTTCACGACCCTTCAGTACAATCAACACCCGCGCAGGTGTCCATGGAGGACCGGTGGCTCCCTCCCTCGGCTGAGACAGGCTCAGTAAAGACAATCTCCCCCACATATGATGGCACCACGTTACTCTCGGGCCACGCGAATGGCAAAGTACTGTCCTGGAATGTCGCACGACGGAAGTATATAGCATCAATTGCCGACTACACGCACCCGATCACGAACCTGGTCATGCTACCTCCGGGTGGCATCCCTCACCCTTCCTCGGATTTGAAGAGAAAGGCTCACACCATCGTCAAACCGCGCCATGATAGTGGCCTTTCGGCCCCGAACCATGCCCCTGGCGCCATCCCCGCAGAATATATGTTCCACACTCAGATCACCGCACCACCTGACTCCCGCAAACCAACTCTATTCTCTCAGGCCCTTACTCACTCCTCTTTTCCCTCTTCCATGATCGAAGATGGTCTTGCAGAGCTCGCAGCATTCCGCCAGTCCGGTAATACGGAAGTTACCCGTGTTGCCTCAAGCACCGGCATCGCTAGGGAAACCGCGGAAGACGCAGCTGCCCGCGATTCCCAGGTCACCGAGCTCGAAAACGAGGTGTCTATGCTCAAGAAAAAGGTTGCGGTGAATGAGACTGCTCGTCACAATGCGGACGATGAGGTTGTACAGCTGCGCTCGGAGCTCGCCAATCTGCAGGACTATATCAATGAGTTGCATGAGAAGCAGGAGGCCGCACAGCAGGAGAAGGTCCTGCGGCAAGCAAGGAAGCAGGAGCACGAGACAAAGAAACGGGAAGCTTGGCTTGCTgcagagaagaagggtcGCAATGGCGATGCAGTTGTTCAAAAGATGGACATTGATGCTGCTATGACTAGTGACTCAGATGATCAGAGCGACGAATAA
- a CDS encoding Deoxyribose-phosphate aldolase, putative, protein MSEIPSTDAEWVEKMSNVRKQLPRHSMSQLPIPTQIHRTIDHTLLTTPVDPTQVDTLCKEALEYNFAAVCVRPENVVRAASHVKGTDTALACVVGFPEGTHATAEKVREAKEAVAQGATELDMVIRYNLLKEGRYTEVYEDIHAVRNAAPPPIALKAIVEASTLDNDQLIDATIVSCMAGANYIKTSTGWNGGASVEQVRQMRLAASMCGCTSFIKASGGIRTAESLLRMLKAGAHRIGTSSGVDIMKEIDEGEVLEQGCGHAVA, encoded by the coding sequence ATGAGTGAAATCCCATCAACGGACGCCGAATGGGTGGAAAAGATGTCCAACGTGAGGAAGCAGCTGCCCAGACACTCAATGTCCCAGCTGCCAATCCCAACACAAATCCACCGGACAATAGACCACACCCTCCTAACGACCCCAGTCGACCCCACCCAGGTCGACACACTATGCAAAGAAGCCCTGGAATACAACTTCGCCGCCGTATGTGTGCGACCCGAGAACGTCGTCCGTGCAGCAAGCCACGTCAAAGGCACCGACACGGCACTCGCATGCGTGGTCGGGTTTCCTGAGGGCACGCATGCCACAGCCGAGAAAGTGCGCGAGGCGAAAGAAGCCGTCGCGCAAGGCGCCACCGAACTCGACATGGTGATCCGGTACAACCTGTTGAAAGAGGGCCGGTACACAGAGGTATACGAGGATATTCATGCCGTACGCAATGCAGCACCGCCGCCAATCGCACTCAAGGCCATTGTGGAGGCGTCTACGCTTGACAATGACCAACTCATTGATGCGACGATCGTGTCGTGCATGGCTGGCGCGAACTATATCAAGACTAGCACGGGCTGGAATGGTGGTGCGAGTGTTGAGCAGGTTAGGCAGATGCGACTGGCGGCGAGTATGTGTGGGTGCACATCCTTCATCAAGGCTAGTGGTGGTATACGCACTGCCGAGAGTTTGTTGCGGATGCTTAAGGCTGGAGCGCACCGCATTGGAACTAGTTCTGGGGTTGATATTATGAAAGAGATTGATGAGGGAGAGGTTCTTGAACAGGGATGTGGTCATGCGGTGGCTTGA
- a CDS encoding Deoxyribose-phosphate aldolase, putative produces MSSNPPKPVYFSNGQAVQSPPLTVRLTRFIESVYFFFGLYFTTLLSLDSYAAAENSSFNINNQGNKYTTRSRWGGSTTPYSGGGGGGGPGFGPRRVGRVDDVRGPECKSCQ; encoded by the exons ATGTCTTCCAACCCCCCCAAGCCAGTTTATTTCTCCAACGGGCAGGCTGTCCAGAG CCCCCCGCTCACCGTGCGGCTCACCCGATTCATCGAAAGCGtttacttcttcttcggccTGTACTTCACTACCCTATTATCG CTCGACTCCTATGCCGCCGCCGAGAACTCGTCTTTCAATATCAACAACCAGGGCAATAAGTATACAACTCGCTCTCGCTGGGGAGGCAGCACAACCCCCTACAGTGGAGGAGGTGGTGGCGGTGGTCCGGGATTCGGACCGCGGCGCGTGGGACGTGTGGATGACGTTCGTGGGCCGGAGTGTAAGAGCTGTCAGTAA